The genome window CGAGGACGTCCTCGAGGATCCCAAAGTCGACGAGGTCCGGACCGCGCTCGCATCGGTCAAACAGGCCGAAGGCAAACGCTACCTCATGATGAACGTCCCGCAGGACCGACTCGAGGCTGTCCGTGACGTGATCCCTGGTCTCGGCGGGCCGACGGTGATGGACGTCGCGAACGGTGAGGGTGAGAAAGTCGCCGTCCACGCCGTCGTCGACGAGCGCGACGTCTTCGAGACGATCACCGACGTCAAAAATGCCGGCGCGAGCGGAATTCTGGTGACCGAGATCGAACGGCTGGTCGAATAGCGGCCCAACGTGGGCCTCGAAGGGCTCACCGGACACGCTCTTCGAGCGGCTGGTCGGCGCATCGAACTCTACCGGCTGCCCGCGGGCCGTTTCGCGGTTCGCCCCATCCCTATGACTTCTCGAGGAGGTCTTCGACCGCCAGCAGTTCTCTGCCGGGCGAGACGAGCCCCCGTTCTCGGTCGTACGAGATGAATCCGCGCGACTCCAGCAGCGGGAGGTGTGTCCTGGACAGGGAGACGTGAACGCGCTGGCGACGTTCCAAGAGCGTCGTGACGGCTATTGTGTCGTGCTCGGCGTCAGCGACGTCCGCCACCAGCGTACGTACCGCGATCTGCTCGCCGTCTGGTTCGGTGAGTAACCGCCGCAACACCGCTCGTCGCCGGGAGTTCTCGAGGACGTTCTCGAGTTGCTTGCGGGAAAATGGGTCGTCGGTTGCAGGAGTGACCCCGCGGCCGACCGATCTATCCTTGCCGGCGGACGATCGGTTCACGTAGAGCGTCATGGACGGAGAAGACTCACTCTCGCAGACCGGATAAACGCGACCGCTCGTTTCATCAGTCGCGAACGATTTCGATCACTCTCGTTGGATTCAGTCGCGTGAACGATCGAAACTCGAGACGAATCGGGACGTTGAAACCGTTCGTTGAGGCGCCACGCCCTCTATTTCGGCGATCGTGTGACTACCCCGATCGTCTCGGCCCGTCACAGCTCGTCCCGGGACCGGATGGTACTACACTTGCTACGTCACAATGGGTGACATGGAGGTCGCTGGCAGACTGGTGGTGTTGCTCGCGCTGTTGTTCGCGGGCACCGGACTCCGCATCGGTGGCGTTCTCGACGCGGGTCGAACCGCCCGTCTGAAGGCGCTGGCCTACTACGTCGCGCTCCCGGCACTCGTCTTCGTCTCGACGTACGACCAGTCGATCGGCGGGGACACCCCCTTCGCCTCGATGAACGTCTTCGTCACGACGCTCGTCTCGATCGCGACGCTCTCGATGCTCGTCGTTCTCGTCGGATAACAGCGCCGGAACGTCGGGTCCTCGTCCTCGAGCACGATCCCGTCACGCACTACTCGGCCGGGCCACCTCACGTCACCGTTCGCCACCGCTGTCGAAGGCCTCGTCGTCGGCGTCGTCTTCGAACGCGTCGGTACGCGACACCCTCTCGTCGACGTCGATCGTCGTTCCCTCGTCGGTCCGGCCCTGGGACTCGAGGTCGAACTCGTCGGTCTCGAGTTCCGCGCCGTCGACGCTGACGGTGCCGTCCGTGATCTCGATCCTGACGCCCTCGGTGTCGCGTGGCCGACCGAGGAACTGGTTGGTCGTCGACTCGACGGTCTGGTTGACCGAGAGGACGAACC of Natrarchaeobaculum sulfurireducens contains these proteins:
- a CDS encoding DUF7344 domain-containing protein → MTLYVNRSSAGKDRSVGRGVTPATDDPFSRKQLENVLENSRRRAVLRRLLTEPDGEQIAVRTLVADVADAEHDTIAVTTLLERRQRVHVSLSRTHLPLLESRGFISYDRERGLVSPGRELLAVEDLLEKS